One segment of Tamlana crocina DNA contains the following:
- a CDS encoding glycosyltransferase, with amino-acid sequence MISVIIRNKNQEKALGFLLKNLTERYAEDIAEIIVIDNLSSDNSKAVSEQFGAEFVTIKNFSYGGSANFAAQQANFPFVVMFSAHSYPVSHDFFKLIKSKFDENSNLAGVRCLHNPNDYRNYINNIPAKEDPNKSGLIFSGSAFRKSVWEIHPFREDVATFEDKEWTVRVLKAGYRIDFVPSIFCYQIKRTQKQLFFRFKNDLVGNYQLWHEHINFLSVSKGFVTSVLNLVKNFFVDFWYAVLRFGHGVKFLFNKPDKF; translated from the coding sequence ATGATTTCAGTAATCATCCGAAATAAAAACCAAGAAAAGGCATTAGGGTTCCTTTTAAAGAACCTTACTGAAAGGTATGCTGAAGATATTGCTGAAATTATTGTGATTGATAATTTATCGAGTGATAATAGCAAAGCTGTATCAGAGCAATTCGGAGCTGAGTTTGTCACAATTAAAAACTTTAGTTATGGTGGAAGTGCTAACTTTGCTGCCCAGCAGGCTAACTTTCCTTTTGTGGTGATGTTCAGTGCGCACTCGTACCCGGTAAGCCATGATTTTTTTAAGCTGATAAAAAGCAAGTTTGATGAAAACTCAAACTTGGCAGGGGTGAGGTGTTTGCACAATCCCAACGATTATAGAAATTATATCAATAACATACCGGCAAAGGAAGATCCCAATAAGTCTGGGTTGATTTTTTCTGGTTCTGCATTCCGGAAATCGGTTTGGGAAATACATCCATTCAGGGAAGATGTGGCCACCTTCGAGGATAAAGAATGGACCGTTCGGGTTTTAAAGGCTGGCTATCGCATCGATTTTGTACCCTCCATTTTTTGCTATCAAATAAAGCGGACCCAAAAACAATTGTTTTTTAGATTTAAAAATGATTTGGTTGGCAATTACCAACTTTGGCACGAGCATATTAATTTTTTAAGTGTTTCAAAAGGTTTTGTAACATCGGTTTTAAATTTGGTAAAAAACTTCTTTGTCGATTTTTGGTATGCTGTTTTGCGATTTGGCCATGGTGTTAAGTTCCTGTTCAATAAACCTGATAAATTTTGA
- a CDS encoding acyltransferase, with amino-acid sequence MKEHLRNIRKNNNFDFLRFLFAVFVVISHSYPLAGSHESEQWIYQVTNGQVVLARLGLDGFFIISGYFIYQSLQRSSNLFSYYKKRFLRLFPALFVVLLVSLLLAPFVYAGNVGFFENKEVYTYLPNNLSLYGFQPVINGVFDNNPYHSINGSLWTIRYEFSLYIALSMLFVFRKHQKIQVLLLAFCFAGLLIIYNGFLYRFAGSSIFGMNGYEILDLGTFFVCGSLLASLNFEKVIKKWFLPLAVLIVLVAIRFNVYDLVKHMVLPIIILSVGFTALPFFSAFGKIGDMSYGIYIYSFPLQQTLMYYCKLDVLQLMLWSVLISILFGYFSWHLVEKKALRFKNRIILGPSIGRLKLRNLI; translated from the coding sequence TTGAAAGAGCATTTACGGAACATAAGAAAGAATAATAACTTTGATTTTTTAAGGTTTCTTTTCGCTGTATTTGTGGTGATTTCACATTCATATCCACTAGCGGGAAGTCATGAGTCAGAACAATGGATTTACCAAGTGACCAATGGGCAGGTTGTATTGGCTAGGCTAGGTTTAGATGGTTTTTTTATCATCAGCGGCTATTTTATTTACCAAAGCCTTCAACGAAGCAGCAATTTATTCAGTTACTATAAAAAACGATTCCTTCGGCTATTTCCCGCACTTTTTGTGGTGTTGCTCGTTTCACTTTTGTTGGCGCCATTTGTTTACGCAGGTAATGTTGGGTTTTTCGAAAACAAAGAAGTTTATACCTATTTGCCCAATAATCTTTCGTTGTATGGATTTCAACCGGTAATAAACGGCGTCTTTGACAATAATCCTTATCATTCCATTAACGGGTCATTATGGACTATAAGATACGAGTTTTCATTGTACATTGCTTTATCTATGTTGTTTGTTTTTAGAAAACATCAAAAGATACAAGTTTTGTTATTGGCGTTTTGTTTTGCGGGTTTGTTGATTATTTATAACGGTTTTCTGTATAGATTTGCGGGGTCATCTATTTTTGGAATGAACGGTTACGAAATACTCGACTTGGGAACATTTTTTGTTTGCGGTAGTTTACTGGCATCATTAAATTTTGAAAAAGTAATTAAAAAATGGTTTTTGCCTTTGGCTGTTTTAATTGTTTTAGTTGCTATTCGCTTTAATGTTTATGATTTGGTAAAACATATGGTGTTGCCCATCATTATTTTATCTGTTGGGTTTACAGCTTTACCGTTTTTTAGTGCTTTCGGCAAAATAGGAGATATGAGCTACGGTATTTATATTTATAGTTTCCCTTTACAACAAACGTTGATGTATTATTGCAAATTGGATGTTTTGCAATTAATGTTATGGTCAGTTTTAATTTCTATTTTATTTGGTTATTTTTCTTGGCATTTGGTAGAAAAGAAGGCTTTGCGATTTAAAAATAGAATAATATTAGGACCAAGCATCGGGAGGTTAAAACTTAGAAACTTAATTTAG
- a CDS encoding glycosyltransferase family 2 protein encodes MNPKISIITVNYNNLDGLQKTVESVKEQTYQKFEYIVIDGGSTDGSAEYIENNKAVFDYWVSETDTGVYHAMNKGIKAANGEYLLFLNSGDHFYDSKALGKAFDYLGFYDFIYCNQQVVGLNKKYTKNYPKRLSFSYFLVDNIPHQATFIKRSLLEEYNGFDEDLMIVSDWKLFLHAICRDNRTYKYLDVNLTTFYLGGMSSLLENKKLMEREKNEILQSNYSLFMNDLEDIKDLRRLVRNLKRSKKIKWLIKLGLINKF; translated from the coding sequence TTGAATCCGAAAATTTCCATAATAACCGTTAACTATAACAACCTCGATGGTTTACAAAAAACCGTCGAGAGTGTAAAGGAACAAACTTACCAGAAGTTTGAGTATATAGTTATTGATGGAGGGTCAACTGATGGAAGCGCAGAGTACATTGAAAATAATAAAGCGGTATTCGATTACTGGGTAAGTGAGACTGATACCGGTGTATATCATGCCATGAACAAGGGCATAAAGGCTGCAAACGGAGAATATTTATTGTTTTTAAATAGTGGGGATCATTTTTATGATAGTAAGGCATTAGGCAAAGCTTTTGATTATTTAGGATTTTATGATTTTATATATTGTAATCAACAAGTAGTTGGCCTTAACAAAAAATACACTAAAAACTACCCGAAAAGACTATCGTTTTCTTATTTTTTAGTTGATAATATACCTCATCAGGCTACATTTATTAAACGTAGTTTACTGGAAGAGTATAATGGTTTTGATGAGGATTTAATGATTGTATCTGATTGGAAATTGTTTCTTCATGCCATTTGTAGAGACAATAGGACATACAAATATCTAGATGTAAATCTAACTACCTTTTACCTAGGAGGAATGAGTTCTTTATTAGAAAACAAAAAGTTGATGGAAAGGGAAAAGAATGAGATACTCCAATCAAATTATTCCTTATTCATGAACGACTTAGAGGATATCAAGGACCTAAGACGTTTAGTAAGAAATTTAAAACGATCAAAAAAAATAAAATGGCTTATTAAACTAGGTCTCATAAATAAATTTTAA
- a CDS encoding glycosyltransferase family 2 protein — MTFKVSVVIPAYNVERFIEKAVLSVFKLEEVREVVVVNDGSTDGTLEILNDLKNKYPNRLKVLHHLNQANRGRSASRNLGIKKTTSDFIAFLDADDNYLPNRFEKDKYNFENHEVEVVYNAVGYKFYRKLDNDEKNYFNKLNSVTQPLENGNVFESLLSSKYGYLHLNGLTVKKSVFEKVGYFNENLPVAEDSDFIFKLGLLCEFKAGNISEAVAVRGIHDKNIYNDDMLYEKWNIKLYESILGWCYGQGTSKENIDSVLKWLWEIKFRDNKDLFHYIYYWITLSFKFPQTIFSIFFIKYFPVVRLRKKLMPSIFR, encoded by the coding sequence ATGACCTTTAAAGTATCCGTTGTCATACCGGCCTACAATGTTGAGCGTTTTATCGAAAAAGCTGTTCTTTCTGTTTTTAAACTTGAAGAGGTGCGTGAGGTAGTTGTGGTTAACGACGGAAGTACAGATGGTACATTAGAAATATTAAATGACTTAAAGAATAAATACCCTAATCGATTAAAGGTACTTCATCATTTAAATCAAGCAAATAGGGGGCGTTCAGCTTCACGAAATCTAGGGATTAAAAAAACAACGTCAGATTTTATAGCATTTTTGGATGCCGATGATAATTATTTACCCAACAGGTTTGAAAAAGATAAATATAATTTTGAAAACCACGAAGTAGAGGTGGTTTACAATGCGGTAGGATATAAGTTTTATAGGAAACTGGACAATGATGAAAAGAATTATTTCAACAAACTTAATTCAGTAACGCAGCCATTGGAAAACGGAAACGTTTTTGAATCGTTACTGTCAAGCAAGTACGGTTATTTGCACCTAAATGGATTGACCGTTAAGAAATCGGTTTTTGAAAAAGTGGGCTATTTTAATGAAAACCTGCCAGTGGCAGAAGATTCAGATTTTATTTTTAAGCTGGGGCTACTCTGTGAGTTTAAAGCTGGAAATATAAGTGAAGCTGTTGCAGTTCGGGGCATCCACGATAAAAATATTTACAATGACGATATGTTGTACGAAAAATGGAATATAAAACTGTACGAGTCAATACTTGGGTGGTGTTATGGGCAAGGCACATCAAAAGAAAATATTGATAGTGTTTTAAAGTGGTTGTGGGAGATTAAGTTTAGAGATAATAAAGATTTATTTCATTATATATATTATTGGATAACATTAAGTTTTAAGTTTCCACAAACCATTTTTTCAATTTTTTTTATAAAATATTTTCCAGTAGTAAGGCTTAGAAAAAAATTAATGCCTTCTATTTTTAGATAA
- a CDS encoding glycosyltransferase family A protein yields MTNSLVSIIVPCYKQAHLLDETLNSVLHQTYENWECIIVNDGSPDHTEEVAREWCKKDKRFSYLSKDNGGLPAARNTGIKNSSGKLILALDSDDILHEQYIEKLLPHFNDPSVGIVTSYRYFFVKSKTNIIKIYKPKGNNYRHLMFENQLMPSSIYKKECWGEVGGYDESMRKGFEDWEFWLNITKRGWQYHTVEEPLFYYRKAKKSMLVDTVRNHSETNKKYIFQKHKELYIKHFDNFFEVMFYYIKAHRKAELQLKNSLEYRTGKVLLTPFKVFKKLFKLVLKMK; encoded by the coding sequence ATGACAAATAGTTTAGTATCTATAATTGTCCCTTGCTACAAACAAGCTCATCTGTTGGATGAAACTTTAAACTCTGTATTGCATCAAACCTACGAAAACTGGGAGTGTATCATTGTTAACGATGGCAGCCCAGACCACACGGAGGAGGTAGCGCGAGAGTGGTGTAAAAAAGACAAAAGGTTTTCTTATCTTTCAAAAGATAATGGGGGTTTGCCAGCAGCACGCAATACAGGTATAAAAAATTCTTCTGGTAAATTAATTTTAGCTTTAGACTCAGACGACATACTACACGAACAATATATTGAAAAATTATTACCCCATTTTAATGATCCTTCTGTAGGTATTGTTACCAGCTATAGGTATTTTTTTGTTAAGTCTAAGACTAATATAATTAAGATATATAAGCCTAAGGGGAATAACTATAGACACTTAATGTTTGAAAATCAATTGATGCCATCCTCTATTTACAAAAAAGAATGTTGGGGTGAGGTTGGTGGTTATGATGAGTCCATGAGAAAAGGTTTTGAAGATTGGGAGTTTTGGCTGAACATCACTAAGCGAGGATGGCAGTATCATACTGTTGAGGAACCTTTGTTTTATTACAGAAAAGCCAAAAAATCTATGCTTGTAGATACTGTGAGAAATCATTCTGAAACTAACAAAAAGTATATTTTCCAGAAACACAAAGAATTGTATATTAAACATTTTGATAATTTTTTTGAAGTGATGTTCTACTATATTAAAGCCCACCGAAAAGCAGAACTTCAACTTAAAAACTCTTTAGAATATAGAACTGGTAAAGTTTTGCTGACACCATTTAAGGTTTTTAAAAAGTTGTTTAAGTTGGTCTTAAAGATGAAATAA
- a CDS encoding glycosyltransferase family 2 protein, which yields MALMASIIIPVYNREALIGKTLKSVEKQNYRHWECIIVDDGSVDDTIEIVKLFIAKDDKFKLYERPAESIKGASTCRNIGLQKSKGDYIIFLDSDDTLTPRCLENRISKISEYAKEDFLVFPMGVSRNEEVYKKEIPLKSNYLLEFLNYKLSWSIMCPIWKRKFILNLKGFKEGYPRLNDPELMIRALLAPEVSFKIFYDEPYDTVYYPNITDWTKIKEKYFETLKLFIPDICRELELSNNSKLKSNLVSYLKVWYRDFYFPSDQNLLDENIKLIKIFYNNGIISLLKTAFLFFMYFLYVGFSYLKRELVKRIIKLLEHKN from the coding sequence ATGGCATTAATGGCATCTATAATAATACCCGTTTACAATAGGGAAGCCTTGATAGGTAAAACGCTAAAGAGTGTTGAAAAGCAAAACTACAGACATTGGGAATGTATCATTGTTGATGATGGTTCAGTTGATGACACTATAGAAATTGTAAAACTATTCATTGCCAAGGACGATAAGTTTAAACTATACGAAAGACCTGCAGAATCAATAAAAGGGGCTTCTACTTGTAGAAATATTGGGCTACAAAAATCTAAGGGTGATTACATTATTTTTTTGGATTCTGACGATACGCTCACACCAAGATGTTTAGAAAATAGAATTTCAAAAATCAGCGAATATGCAAAAGAAGACTTTCTAGTTTTTCCTATGGGCGTGAGTAGAAATGAAGAGGTTTATAAAAAAGAGATACCATTAAAATCAAACTATTTATTAGAGTTTCTCAACTATAAATTATCATGGTCTATTATGTGTCCTATTTGGAAGCGCAAATTTATTTTAAATTTAAAAGGTTTTAAAGAAGGTTACCCTAGATTGAATGACCCTGAATTAATGATAAGGGCTTTGTTGGCCCCAGAAGTAAGTTTTAAGATATTTTATGATGAACCTTATGATACGGTTTACTATCCAAATATTACAGATTGGACAAAAATAAAAGAAAAGTATTTTGAAACCTTAAAACTTTTTATTCCTGATATTTGTAGGGAGCTTGAGTTGAGTAACAATTCAAAGTTAAAGTCAAATCTAGTTAGTTATTTGAAAGTTTGGTACAGAGATTTTTACTTTCCAAGTGACCAGAATTTGCTTGATGAGAATATTAAACTTATCAAGATATTTTATAATAATGGCATTATCTCGTTATTAAAAACAGCGTTTTTATTTTTTATGTACTTCTTGTATGTAGGTTTTTCATATTTAAAAAGAGAGTTGGTTAAAAGAATAATCAAGCTATTAGAGCACAAAAATTGA
- a CDS encoding sulfotransferase family 2 domain-containing protein, whose protein sequence is MALQISDKHKCIFIHIPKTGGSTIEESCLFDDQRKKTGEAVGGHATAIEIKNLDTSKFLSYYKFSFVRNPYSRLVSAFFYFARGGNNEKDYYWFDKIFKQFDNDFEAFCLQIDDIPELKKIPHFRLQHEFICDENFNLLVNEIGRQENLNSEANKIFKKLGLEFKKKYLKKSNNRHYSKYYNKKTQEMVYNYYKLDFELFDYKYKIKRNVAHYYDLEYLQYKILKSIKSLINKVKLQVL, encoded by the coding sequence ATGGCATTACAAATTTCTGATAAACATAAGTGTATATTTATTCATATTCCTAAAACAGGAGGTTCAACCATAGAGGAGTCATGCCTATTTGATGACCAGCGAAAAAAAACAGGAGAGGCGGTTGGTGGGCATGCTACTGCTATTGAAATTAAAAACCTAGATACTTCAAAATTTTTAAGTTATTATAAATTTTCTTTTGTAAGAAACCCTTATTCAAGACTGGTGAGTGCTTTTTTTTATTTTGCTAGAGGTGGGAATAACGAAAAGGATTATTATTGGTTTGACAAAATTTTCAAACAATTTGATAATGATTTTGAAGCCTTTTGTTTGCAAATTGATGATATACCTGAGTTAAAGAAAATCCCTCATTTTAGATTACAGCATGAGTTCATTTGTGATGAAAATTTTAATTTATTAGTTAATGAAATTGGGAGGCAAGAAAACCTAAATTCAGAAGCAAATAAAATATTTAAAAAATTAGGTCTTGAGTTTAAGAAAAAATATCTTAAAAAATCTAATAATAGGCATTATTCTAAATATTATAATAAAAAGACTCAGGAAATGGTTTATAACTACTATAAATTGGATTTTGAACTTTTTGATTACAAATACAAAATAAAACGAAATGTTGCTCATTATTATGATTTAGAATATTTACAATACAAAATTTTAAAATCAATCAAAAGTTTAATTAATAAAGTGAAATTACAGGTTCTTTGA
- a CDS encoding glycosyltransferase family 2 protein, giving the protein MKFEVSVIIPVYNAEAFLEKAIKSALQQSEVNEVIVVNDGSTDGSLEIAGLLKQKDSRVKIYHHKNNENKGRSASRNLGIENASANYIAFLDADDYYLENRFVNDKKVFEKYADAEGVYNAVGFHFYREASEQERKKHKLYTVTKEVEPKKLFKSLLYGKCGHFHIDGLTVKRSIFNKTGGFNEKLVVAEDTEIFWKMAMTSQLHTGVIKEALAVRGVHDDNIFDQTNVYKIYTIKMYEALITWCSKNKIQFEIIDELFKWIWIIKEKEQNALAQNIQYWARLFLPHPKLLFSLLSIKYFPLIRFRKKYLSKYS; this is encoded by the coding sequence ATGAAATTTGAGGTTTCTGTAATCATACCCGTTTATAATGCCGAAGCTTTTCTTGAAAAAGCCATAAAATCGGCATTACAACAATCCGAAGTCAATGAGGTTATTGTTGTAAACGATGGTAGTACAGATGGTTCGTTGGAAATTGCAGGGCTGCTGAAACAAAAAGATTCCCGAGTTAAAATTTACCATCATAAAAACAACGAAAACAAAGGCCGTTCAGCCAGCCGGAATTTGGGCATAGAAAACGCTAGTGCCAATTACATTGCTTTTTTGGATGCTGATGATTACTATCTGGAAAATAGGTTTGTAAACGATAAAAAGGTGTTTGAAAAATATGCAGATGCCGAAGGGGTATATAATGCAGTGGGATTTCATTTTTATAGAGAAGCATCTGAGCAGGAACGAAAAAAGCATAAACTTTATACGGTTACTAAAGAGGTAGAACCTAAAAAGTTGTTCAAATCGTTACTATACGGAAAATGTGGTCATTTCCACATTGATGGATTAACGGTAAAGCGCTCAATATTCAATAAAACAGGGGGATTTAATGAAAAACTGGTAGTTGCCGAAGACACCGAAATATTTTGGAAAATGGCAATGACCAGCCAGCTCCACACAGGAGTTATAAAAGAAGCTCTGGCCGTTCGTGGCGTGCACGATGATAATATTTTCGACCAAACCAATGTTTATAAAATATACACCATAAAAATGTATGAGGCCTTAATAACTTGGTGTTCGAAAAATAAAATACAATTTGAAATTATTGACGAACTTTTTAAATGGATATGGATAATTAAGGAAAAAGAACAGAATGCTTTAGCGCAAAACATCCAATACTGGGCTAGATTATTTTTACCGCATCCTAAATTATTGTTTTCTTTGTTGAGCATCAAATATTTTCCGTTAATACGTTTTAGAAAGAAATATTTATCAAAGTATTCATGA